Proteins from one Bacteroides zhangwenhongii genomic window:
- the hisB gene encoding bifunctional histidinol-phosphatase/imidazoleglycerol-phosphate dehydratase HisB, which yields MKKKVLFIDRDGTLVIEPPIDYQLDSLEKLEFYPKVFRNLGFIRSKLDFEFVMVTNQDGLGTSSFPEETFWPAHNLMLKTLEGEGITFDEILIDRSFPEDNAPTRKPRTGMLTKYLDSPEYDLAGSFVIGDRPTDVELARNLGCRAIYLQDSIESLKEKGLEEVCTLATTDWDRIAEYLFAGERKAEVQRTTKETDIYVALNLDGNGMCDISTGLGFFDHMLEQIGKHSGMDLTIRVKGDLEVDEHHTIEDAAIALGECIYQALGNKRGIERYGYALPMDDCLCQVCLDFGGRPWLVWDAEFKREKIGEMPTEMFLHFFKSLSDAAKMNLNIKAEGQNEHHKIEGIFKALARALKMALKRDIYHFELPSSKGML from the coding sequence ATGAAGAAGAAAGTATTATTTATAGACAGAGACGGAACGTTGGTTATCGAACCGCCCATCGACTATCAGCTCGACTCATTGGAGAAGTTGGAGTTCTATCCGAAAGTATTCCGCAACTTAGGCTTTATTCGTAGTAAACTCGATTTTGAATTTGTAATGGTCACCAATCAGGATGGACTGGGTACTTCTTCTTTTCCGGAGGAAACCTTTTGGCCTGCTCACAATCTGATGTTAAAAACGTTGGAGGGCGAGGGAATTACTTTTGACGAGATTCTGATTGACCGAAGTTTTCCAGAAGATAATGCTCCTACCCGTAAACCGCGTACCGGTATGTTGACCAAATATCTGGATAGCCCGGAATATGATCTTGCCGGGAGCTTTGTTATCGGTGATCGTCCTACGGATGTGGAACTTGCCCGAAATTTAGGGTGTCGTGCCATCTACTTGCAGGATTCTATAGAAAGCCTCAAAGAAAAAGGGTTGGAAGAAGTCTGTACCCTTGCAACTACGGATTGGGATCGGATAGCCGAGTACTTGTTTGCCGGTGAGCGGAAAGCGGAAGTACAGCGTACCACCAAAGAGACAGATATCTATGTAGCTTTGAATCTTGATGGAAATGGAATGTGTGATATCTCTACCGGTCTTGGCTTTTTCGATCATATGCTAGAACAGATTGGAAAACATTCCGGCATGGATTTGACAATTCGTGTGAAAGGAGATCTGGAAGTGGATGAACATCATACAATCGAAGATGCCGCCATTGCATTGGGTGAATGTATCTATCAAGCTTTGGGTAATAAGAGGGGTATTGAGCGTTATGGGTATGCTCTGCCGATGGATGACTGCCTCTGTCAGGTTTGCCTCGATTTCGGCGGACGTCCTTGGCTAGTATGGGATGCGGAGTTCAAACGTGAGAAGATAGGGGAGATGCCGACAGAAATGTTCCTGCATTTCTTTAAGTCATTGAGTGACGCTGCAAAGATGAATTTGAATATAAAAGCAGAGGGACAGAATGAACACCATAAGATAGAAGGTATCTTTAAAGCGCTTGCCCGTGCTTTAAAGATGGCTTTGAAGCGTGATATCTATCATTTTGAACTTCCATCCAGTAAAGGAATGCTCTGA
- a CDS encoding NAD(+) synthase, translated as MNYGFVKVAAAVPHVKVADCKFNVEKIESLIAVAEGKGVQIIVFPEMSVTGYTCGDLFGQQLLLEEAEMGLMQILNNTRQLDIISIVGMPVIVNSMIVNAAVTIQKGKIIGVTAKTYLPNYKEFYEQRWFTSSLQLKTDVVRLCGQIVPIGANLLFETSDTTFGIEICEDLWATIPPSSSLALQGAEIIFNMSADNEGIGKHNYLCSLISQQSARCIAGYVFSSCGFGESTTDVVFAGNGLIYENGTLLARSERFSMEEQLIISEIDVERIRAERRVNTTFAANQANLADKKAVTISTEFVNSKELVLTRKFNPHPFVPQGAELNEHCEEVFSIQIAGLAQRLAHTGAKTAIVGISGGLDSTLALLVCVKTFDKLGLPRKNILGITMPGFGTTDRTYNNALDLMKSLGISIREISIKEACIQHFKDIDHDINIHDVTYENSQARERTQILMDVANQTWGMVIGTGDLSELALGWATYNGDHMSMYGVNASVPKTLVKYLVQWVAENGVDENSKATLLDIVDTPISPELIPADENGEIKQKTEDLVGPYELHDFFLYYFLRFGFRPSKIFYLANSAFKGVYDEETIKKWLSTFFRRFFNQQFKRSCLPDGPKVGSISISPRGDWRMPSDASSAMWLKEIESL; from the coding sequence ATGAACTACGGATTCGTGAAAGTAGCAGCAGCCGTGCCACACGTCAAAGTGGCTGACTGCAAATTCAATGTAGAGAAGATAGAAAGTCTGATTGCTGTAGCCGAAGGAAAAGGAGTACAGATCATTGTATTCCCTGAAATGAGCGTCACAGGATATACTTGCGGTGACCTGTTCGGACAACAGCTATTACTTGAAGAAGCTGAAATGGGGTTAATGCAAATATTAAATAATACCCGCCAGTTAGATATCATATCCATTGTCGGTATGCCCGTTATCGTCAATTCAATGATAGTCAATGCAGCCGTGACTATTCAAAAGGGAAAGATAATAGGTGTTACCGCTAAAACCTACCTGCCCAATTATAAAGAGTTCTACGAACAACGCTGGTTTACTTCCTCACTTCAATTAAAAACAGATGTTGTACGTCTATGCGGACAGATTGTTCCAATCGGAGCAAATCTTCTTTTCGAGACTTCGGATACAACGTTTGGTATCGAAATTTGCGAAGATCTCTGGGCTACTATTCCGCCTAGTTCTTCCCTCGCATTGCAAGGGGCGGAGATCATTTTCAATATGTCCGCTGACAATGAAGGAATCGGGAAACATAATTATCTCTGTTCACTTATCAGCCAACAGTCCGCACGTTGTATTGCCGGATATGTATTCTCGTCGTGTGGTTTCGGAGAGTCGACCACAGATGTAGTATTTGCAGGCAACGGGTTGATCTATGAAAACGGAACACTTCTTGCACGCAGTGAGCGTTTTAGCATGGAAGAGCAATTAATTATCAGTGAAATAGATGTAGAGCGTATCCGCGCCGAACGTAGGGTAAATACGACTTTTGCCGCCAACCAGGCAAATCTGGCAGATAAAAAAGCAGTTACTATCTCAACAGAATTTGTTAACAGTAAAGAGCTTGTGCTAACCCGGAAGTTCAATCCTCATCCTTTTGTGCCTCAGGGAGCTGAATTAAACGAACACTGTGAAGAGGTCTTCTCTATCCAAATAGCCGGGCTGGCTCAAAGGCTGGCTCATACCGGAGCCAAGACTGCCATAGTCGGCATTTCCGGCGGATTGGATTCAACGCTGGCATTACTTGTTTGCGTGAAGACTTTTGATAAGTTGGGACTACCTCGAAAAAATATTCTCGGTATCACCATGCCAGGCTTCGGAACAACCGACCGTACTTACAACAACGCCCTTGACCTGATGAAATCATTGGGAATATCGATACGTGAGATCAGTATCAAGGAAGCTTGCATCCAGCATTTTAAGGATATAGATCATGATATAAATATACATGATGTCACCTACGAGAACTCTCAGGCACGTGAACGTACCCAAATATTGATGGATGTTGCCAATCAGACTTGGGGGATGGTCATCGGAACTGGAGATTTATCGGAACTTGCATTGGGATGGGCGACTTACAATGGCGACCATATGTCTATGTACGGTGTAAATGCCAGTGTTCCTAAAACTCTTGTAAAATATCTGGTACAATGGGTAGCTGAAAATGGTGTGGATGAAAATTCAAAAGCAACTTTACTCGATATCGTAGATACTCCTATCAGTCCGGAACTGATTCCGGCAGATGAAAACGGGGAAATAAAACAAAAGACAGAAGATCTGGTAGGTCCATACGAGTTGCACGATTTCTTCCTTTATTATTTCTTGCGTTTCGGCTTCCGACCTTCCAAAATATTCTATCTGGCAAATAGTGCATTCAAAGGTGTTTATGATGAAGAAACCATCAAGAAATGGCTTTCGACTTTCTTCCGCCGTTTCTTTAATCAGCAATTCAAACGCTCCTGTTTGCCCGACGGTCCTAAAGTAGGAAGTATTTCTATCAGTCCGCGAGGAGACTGGAGAATGCCTAGTGACGCAAGTTCAGCCATGTGGCTTAAGGAAATTGAAAGTTTATAA